CGGAGCGCGGGAACTCAGCCGTTGCCGGTGAGCTTCTCGCGCAGCGCCGCGAGCGCCTCGTCCGACGCCAGCGTGCCCTCGGCCTCACGCGACGGCTCGGCCGACGCGTAGGAGGACTGACCGGAGGAGGAAGAGGACGAGGAGGACGACGAAGACGCGGCCGCGGGGGCCTCGCTCTCCTCGATCTCGGCCTGCTGCGCGGCCTCGATCTGCTTCTTGTGCGCCTCCCAGCGGCTGTGCGCCTCGGCGTACTCGCGCTCCCACTGGTCGCGCTGCTTGTCGAAGCCCTCGAGCCACTCGCCCGTCTCCGGGTCGAAGCCCTCGGGGTACTTGTAGTTGCCCTGGTCGTCGTACTCGGCGGCCATGCCGTAGAGCGTCGGGTCGAACTGGTCCCCGATCGCCTCGGCGCCCTCGTTGGCCTGCTTGAGCGACAGCGAGATCCGGCGGCGTTCGAGGTCGATGTCGATGATCTTGACCATGACGTCGTTGCCGACCTGGACGACCTGCTCGGGCACCTCGACGTGGCGCTCGGCCAGCTCGGAGATGTGCACCAGGCCCTCGATGCCGTCGTCGACCCGGACGAACGCACCGAACGGCACCAGCTTGGTGACCTTGCCCGGCACGATCTGGCCGATCTGGTGGATCCGGGCGAACTGCTGCCACGGGTCCTCCTGCGTCGACTTCAGCGACAGCGAGACCCGCTCGCGGTCGAGGTCGACGTCGAGCACCTCGACGGTGACTTCCTGGCCGACCTCGACGACCTCGCTCGGGTGGTCGATGTGCTTCCAGGACAGCTCCGACACGTGCACCAGACCGTCGACGCCGCCGAGGTCCACGAACGCACCGAAGTTGACGATGCTGGAGACGACGCCCTTGCGGATCTGGCCCTTCTGCAGCTGGTGCAGGAAGTTCTGCCGGACCTCGGACTGGGTCTGCTCGAGCCACGCCCGCCGGGACAGGACCACGTTGTTGCGGTTCTTGTCCAGCTCGATGATCTTGGCCTCGAGCTCGCGGCTGACGTAGGGCTGCAGGTCGCGGACCCGCCGCATCTCCACCAGGGAGGCGGGCAGGAAGCCACGCAGACCGATGTCGAGGATGAGACCGCCCTTGACGACCTCGATGACGGTGCCGGTGACGACGCCGTCCTCCTCCTTGATCTGCTCGATCGTGCCCCAGGCGCGCTCGTACTGAGCACGCTTCTTGGACAGGATCAGGCGGCCTTCCTTGTCCTCCTTCTGGAGGACCAGCGCCTCGACGTGGTCGCCGACCTTCACCACTTCGCCCGGGTCGACGTCGTGCTTGATCGACAGCTCCCGAGCGGGGATCACGCCTTCGGTCTTGTAGCCGATGTCGAGCAGGACCTCGTCCCGGTCGACTTTCACGACGGTGCCCTCGACGATGTCACCGTCGTTGAAGTACTTGATTGTCTCGTCGATCGCGGCGAGGAAAGCCTCTTCCGAACCCACGTCGTTCACCGCGACCTGCGGCGTCTTCTGCTGGGCCGGTGCTGATTCGGTCAGCGGGGCCTCGATGCTGCTCGTCATCTGGTTGATGGCTCCGATATGGCGTTGGTCGTCGTCACGTGCGCGCGTGGACCCTTTGATCGCACTGCCGAGAAGTCGCGGCCGTTTTTCCTGGGCCGGAACCAGGTGATTTCGACAAGAACGAGCGCGAGCCTGCTCCGTCCGAGGTCGCACAGGCCCACAACGCTCATGTCAGGATACGGGTGCCCCGCAACAAGGGTCAACGCAACCCCGCAGACAGCGGGCCATCTCAAACGCGAGAACCCCGCGGAGCGTTCCCGCTGTGCGGTACATCGGAAGCCGAAGTGGTGGTTTGTCCGGTTATCGGACGACTTGCACAGGCTACGGTACGTCGCGGCGGAGA
This sequence is a window from Actinopolymorpha sp. NPDC004070. Protein-coding genes within it:
- the rpsA gene encoding 30S ribosomal protein S1: MTSSIEAPLTESAPAQQKTPQVAVNDVGSEEAFLAAIDETIKYFNDGDIVEGTVVKVDRDEVLLDIGYKTEGVIPARELSIKHDVDPGEVVKVGDHVEALVLQKEDKEGRLILSKKRAQYERAWGTIEQIKEEDGVVTGTVIEVVKGGLILDIGLRGFLPASLVEMRRVRDLQPYVSRELEAKIIELDKNRNNVVLSRRAWLEQTQSEVRQNFLHQLQKGQIRKGVVSSIVNFGAFVDLGGVDGLVHVSELSWKHIDHPSEVVEVGQEVTVEVLDVDLDRERVSLSLKSTQEDPWQQFARIHQIGQIVPGKVTKLVPFGAFVRVDDGIEGLVHISELAERHVEVPEQVVQVGNDVMVKIIDIDLERRRISLSLKQANEGAEAIGDQFDPTLYGMAAEYDDQGNYKYPEGFDPETGEWLEGFDKQRDQWEREYAEAHSRWEAHKKQIEAAQQAEIEESEAPAAASSSSSSSSSSSGQSSYASAEPSREAEGTLASDEALAALREKLTGNG